A region of Channa argus isolate prfri chromosome 8, Channa argus male v1.0, whole genome shotgun sequence DNA encodes the following proteins:
- the atg4c gene encoding cysteine protease ATG4C isoform X1 — protein sequence MENKGSDEVEKLKTKFLSVWHSVKYSWALKSKTSFSRNSPVLLLGKCYHFKAEDDDNHTEAGYESPDEDFIMGNVEGFRKDFASRIWLTYREEFPPLPGSSLTSDCGWGCMLRAGQMMLAQALILHFLGRDWTWSEALRLQPLDTETWTTTAAKRLVASLEASLQGSPRPSDHESSPIPQTQAAGSAEEADAHLKEMYHRNLVSWFGDTSTSQLGLHKLVWLGLTTGKRAGDWYGPAVVAHILKKAVENAMDPALAGISAYVSQDCTVYSADVIDSHRAPKAGQTSAERSDSPPLPQTNQPASASTLPDSRAVIILIPVRLGGEKTNPEYFEFTKSILSLEYCLGIIGGKPKQACYFVGFQDDSLIYMDPHYCQSFVDVSTSDFPLQSFHCPSPKKMPFSKMDPSCTIGFYSRSVQDYEKISQELSKVLQPSAKEKYPAFTFVQGHGRDYDLSAGLTPEKREWPFIRDPKRTVIAAGDFVLL from the exons ATGGAGAATAAAGGGAGCGACGAGGTGGAAAAATTGAAGACAAAGTTCTTGTCGGTGTGGCACAGTGTGAAGTACA GTTGGGCTCTGAAGTCCAAAACCTCATTCAGCAGAAATTCCCCTGTGCTTCTTCTGGGAAAATGTTACCATTTTAAGGCTGAAG ATGACGACAATCACACAGAAGCCGGCTATGAATCACCCGATGAGGACTTCATCATGGGGAATGTGGAGGGTTTCCGGAAGGATTTTGCATCTCGAATATGGCTAACGTACAGGGAGGAGTTCCCTCCCCTGCCTGGCTCCTCGCTGACCTCCGACTGCGGTTGGGGCTGCATGCTGAGGGCCGGGCAGATGATGTTGGCACAGGCGCTTATTTTACACTTCTTGGGCAGAG ACTGGACCTGGTCAGAGGCACTGAGGCTTCAGCCGTTAGACACCGAGACGTGGACCACCACTGCCGCGAAACGTCTGGTGGCCTCACTGGAGGCATCTCTGCAAGGTTCCCCCAGACCCTCAGATCATGAATCATCCCCCATACCCCAAACACAGGCTGCTGGATCCGCAGAGGAGGCAGACGCCCACTTAAAAGAAATGTACCACCGCAATCTGGTGTCCTGGTTTGGGGACACCTCCACGTCTCAACTAGGCCTCCACAAGCTGGTCTGGTTAGGTCTGACAACGGGGAAACGGGCCGGAGACTGGTATGGACCTGCTGTGGTGGCACACATCCTAAA GAAAGCTGTCGAGAATGCGATGGACCCTGCCTTAGCGGGTATAAGTGCTTATGTCTCCCAGGATTGCACAG TGTACAGTGCCGATGTCATCGATAGCCACAGGGCACCAAAAGCGGGGCAGACCTCTGCTGAGAGATCAGACTCCCCGCCTTTACCACAAACTAACCAACCAGCGTCTGCCTCCACCCTGCCAGACAGTCGAGCCGTCATCATCCTTATCCCTGTGAGACTGGGAGGGGAAAAGACAAACCCGGAGTATTTTGAGTTTACAAAG AGCATACTGAGCCTGGAGTACTGCTTAGGCATCATCGGAGGGAAGCCCAAACAGGCCTGCTACTTTGTGGGATTTCAAG ATGACAGTTTGATTTACATGGACCCTCATTACTGTCAGTCTTTTGTGGATGTCAGCACCAGCGATTTCCCTCTCCAG TCCTTTCATTGCCCTTCACCAAAGAAGATGCCTTTCAGCAAGATGGACCCCAGCTGCACCATAGGTTTCTACTCTCGAAGTGTCCAAGACTACGAGAAGATCAGCCAGGAGTTGTCCAAG GTGCTGCAACCGTCAGCAAAGGAGAAATACCCAGCGTTCACGTTCGTGCAAGGTCATGGCAGAGATTATGATCTGTCTGCAGGCCTGACCCCAGAGAAGAGAGAGTGGCCCTTCATCCGTGACCCAAAGAGGACGGTCATCGCTGCCGGGGACTTTGTTCTGCTATGA
- the atg4c gene encoding cysteine protease ATG4C isoform X2 has translation MENKGSDEVEKLKTKFLSVWHSVKYSWALKSKTSFSRNSPVLLLGKCYHFKAEDDDNHTEAGYESPDEDFIMGNVEGFRKDFASRIWLTYREEFPPLPGSSLTSDCGWGCMLRAGQMMLAQALILHFLGRDWTWSEALRLQPLDTETWTTTAAKRLVASLEASLQGSPRPSDHESSPIPQTQAAGSAEEADAHLKEMYHRNLVSWFGDTSTSQLGLHKLVWLGLTTGKRAGDWYGPAVVAHILKKAVENAMDPALAGISAYVSQDCTVYSADVIDSHRAPKAGQTSAERSDSPPLPQTNQPASASTLPDSRAVIILIPVRLGGEKTNPEYFEFTKSILSLEYCLGIIGGKPKQACYFVGFQDDSLIYMDPHYCQSFVDVSTSDFPLQSFHCPSPKKMPFSKMDPSCTIGFYSRSVQDYEKISQELSKWEI, from the exons ATGGAGAATAAAGGGAGCGACGAGGTGGAAAAATTGAAGACAAAGTTCTTGTCGGTGTGGCACAGTGTGAAGTACA GTTGGGCTCTGAAGTCCAAAACCTCATTCAGCAGAAATTCCCCTGTGCTTCTTCTGGGAAAATGTTACCATTTTAAGGCTGAAG ATGACGACAATCACACAGAAGCCGGCTATGAATCACCCGATGAGGACTTCATCATGGGGAATGTGGAGGGTTTCCGGAAGGATTTTGCATCTCGAATATGGCTAACGTACAGGGAGGAGTTCCCTCCCCTGCCTGGCTCCTCGCTGACCTCCGACTGCGGTTGGGGCTGCATGCTGAGGGCCGGGCAGATGATGTTGGCACAGGCGCTTATTTTACACTTCTTGGGCAGAG ACTGGACCTGGTCAGAGGCACTGAGGCTTCAGCCGTTAGACACCGAGACGTGGACCACCACTGCCGCGAAACGTCTGGTGGCCTCACTGGAGGCATCTCTGCAAGGTTCCCCCAGACCCTCAGATCATGAATCATCCCCCATACCCCAAACACAGGCTGCTGGATCCGCAGAGGAGGCAGACGCCCACTTAAAAGAAATGTACCACCGCAATCTGGTGTCCTGGTTTGGGGACACCTCCACGTCTCAACTAGGCCTCCACAAGCTGGTCTGGTTAGGTCTGACAACGGGGAAACGGGCCGGAGACTGGTATGGACCTGCTGTGGTGGCACACATCCTAAA GAAAGCTGTCGAGAATGCGATGGACCCTGCCTTAGCGGGTATAAGTGCTTATGTCTCCCAGGATTGCACAG TGTACAGTGCCGATGTCATCGATAGCCACAGGGCACCAAAAGCGGGGCAGACCTCTGCTGAGAGATCAGACTCCCCGCCTTTACCACAAACTAACCAACCAGCGTCTGCCTCCACCCTGCCAGACAGTCGAGCCGTCATCATCCTTATCCCTGTGAGACTGGGAGGGGAAAAGACAAACCCGGAGTATTTTGAGTTTACAAAG AGCATACTGAGCCTGGAGTACTGCTTAGGCATCATCGGAGGGAAGCCCAAACAGGCCTGCTACTTTGTGGGATTTCAAG ATGACAGTTTGATTTACATGGACCCTCATTACTGTCAGTCTTTTGTGGATGTCAGCACCAGCGATTTCCCTCTCCAG TCCTTTCATTGCCCTTCACCAAAGAAGATGCCTTTCAGCAAGATGGACCCCAGCTGCACCATAGGTTTCTACTCTCGAAGTGTCCAAGACTACGAGAAGATCAGCCAGGAGTTGTCCAAG TGGGAGATCTGA
- the angptl3 gene encoding angiopoietin-related protein 3 has translation MRRAGAVERCVKRLRLFHNPGMAKKIMMKLFWFLFLLPNSTAAVPMDSPGREEQPNLLSQAISTEPSPTEAKSPFAMLDDVRLLANGLLQLGQSLREFVHKTKAQINDIFQKLNIFDRSFYQLSVVTSEIKEEEEELKKTTNFLKANNEEIKNLSLEINSKINGILQERIQLQSKVGSLEERLKGLTESMVPGDQLSEITTLKEVIEAQDKTITNLLKAVKDQHDQLDYQKTKIKNLEEKLSYDSFQDTVNKATDSDPGAPHTLEYLTGNSTGLHTNDMPLDCSELFDKGEANSGIYVIKPNHSDPFNVYCDMGSDGGLTIIQRRVDGSVDFDETWEKYEKGFGDLEKDFWLGLKKIHSIAQQGLYILRVDLEDWREEKQWAEYSFSLEGPSKDYTLHVSHISSDSPDAMANCTGMRFSTKDRNDDINRNFNCTRNSTGGWWFNGCGETNLNGKYLWLKSKGRSVRRKGIHWKSGSGPSNFLKITKISMRPASAAESFN, from the exons ATGAGGAGAGCAGGAGCAGTGGAACGGTGTGTTAAAAGATTACGGTTATTCCACAATCCAGGAATGGCCAAGAAAATTATGATGaagttgttttggtttttgtttctgttaccTAATTCCACTGCTGCTGTCCCTATGGACAGCCCAGGGAGAGAAGAGCAACCAAACCTGCTCTCCCAGGCGATTTCCACAGAACCAAGCCCAACCGAGGCAAAGTCTCCCTTTGCCATGCTGGATGATGTTCGCCTGCTTGCGAATGGCCTCCTTCAGCTAGGTCAGAGTTTACGGGAGTTTGTCCACAAGACCAAGGCCCAAATCAACGACATCTTtcaaaagctgaacattttcgACCGCTCCTTCTACCAGCTCTCAGTGGTCACATCAGAGAtcaaggaggaagaggaggagttgAAAAAGACCACCAATTTCTTGAAAGCCAACAATGAGGAGATCAAGAACTTGTCACTGGAAATCAACTCTAAGATTAACGGCATTCTGCAGGAGCGTATTCAGCTACAGAGTAAAGTGGGGAGTCTCGAGGAGAGGCTGAAGGGGTTGACAGAGAGCATGGTCCCTGGTGACCAACTCAGTGAAATCACAACACTAAAG GAAGTAATTGAAGCTCAAGATAAAACAATCACGAATCTGCTAAAAGCTGTGAAGGATCAGCATGACCAACTCGACTACCAGAAAACCAAGATTAAAAACCTGGAGGAAAAG CTAAGCTATGACAGTTTTCAAGATACAGTCAATAAGGCAACTGATTCAGACCCCGGGGCTCCTCACACACTTGAATATCTGACAGGGAATTCAACTGGCCTACACACAAATG ACATGCCCTTGGACTGCAGTGAGCTGTTTGACAAAGGAGAGGCAAATAGTGGAATTTATGTGATTAAGCCAAACCACTCAGATCCATTCAATGTTTATTGTGACATGGGCTCAG ATGGGGGTTTGACTATCATCCAACGAAGGGTCGATGGTTCAGTGGATTTTGACGAGACATGGGAGAAGTATGAGAAAGGCTTTGGAGATTTGGAAA AGGACTTCTGGCTGGGCTTAAAGAAGATTCACAGTATTGCACAGCAAGGACTTTACATCCTGCGTGTTGATTTGGAGGACTGGAGGGAGGAGAAGCAGTGGGCTGAGTACAGTTTCTCACTGGAAGGTCCATCCAAGGACTACACCCTTCACGTTAGCCATATTTCTAGTGACTCGCCTGATGCAATGGCCAACTGCACCGGCATGAGGTTCTccacaaaagacagaaatgatgaCATCAACAGAAACTTCAACTGCACTCGCAATTCCACAG gtggttggtggttcaatggcTGTGGAGAGACCAAccttaatggaaaatatttgtggCTAAAGTCCAAGGGACGCTCTGTAAGGAGGAAGGGCATTCACTGGAAGTCTGGCTCAGGACCCTCCAATTTCCTTAAGATCACCAAAATCAGTATGCGGCCAGCTTCAGCTGCTGAAAGCTTCAACTGA